The Ascaphus truei isolate aAscTru1 chromosome 3, aAscTru1.hap1, whole genome shotgun sequence genome includes a region encoding these proteins:
- the P2RY6 gene encoding P2Y purinoceptor 6: MENVTSVYVGKNSCTFHEEFKQILLPVVYSVVLVFGLPLNFIVILQICLTRKVLTRTAIYTLNLAMADLLYVCSLPLLIYNYIQQDYWPFGDFTCRLVRFQFYTNLHGSIMFLTCMSFQRYMGICHPLSVWHKKRGKKFTWVVCGIVWFIVIVQSVPTFVFASTGTQRNRTVCYDLSPPALSSRYFPYGITLTITGFLIPFIAILACYCSMTKILCQKDDLNGPAVRQKKDKAIRTIIIVVLVFAISFFPFHLTKTIYLVVRSKKGVPCLVLQTFAIVYKCTRPFASMNSVLDPILFYFTQQKFRQSTKTLLLRVATKWKTDSPVKNKQ; this comes from the coding sequence ATGGAGAACGTGACCTCTGTTTATGTCGGGAAGAATTCCTGCACCTTCCATGAGGAGTTCAAGCAAATTCTGCTTCCCGTGGTCTACTCGGTAGTCTTGGTCTTCGGTCTCCCATTGAACTTTATTGTCATTCTTCAAATATGTCTGACCAGGAAGGTCCTGACACGCACTGCCATATATACGTTGAACCTAGCTATGGCCGACCTTCTGTATGTGTGCTCTCTTCCTCTTCTcatctataactatatccaacAGGACTACTGGCCCTTTGGGGATTTCACCTGCAGGTTGGTCCGCTTCCAGTTCTACACCAACTTGCACGGTAGCATCATGTTCCTCACTTGCATGAGCTTCCAGAGATACATGGGCATCTGCCACCCTTTGTCTGTCTGGCACAAAAAGAGAGGCAAGAAATTCACTTGGGTGGTCTGTGGTATTGTGTGGTTTATCGTGATTGTCCAGAGTGTGCCCACTTTTGTGTTCGCATCTACAGGCACACAGAGAAACAGGACTGTGTGCTATGACCTGAGTCCACCTGCACTATCCTCAAGGTATTTTCCATACGGCATAACATTGACTATCACAGGCTTCTTGATCCCCTTCATTGCGATTTTAGCCTGTTACTGCAGCATGACAAAGATTCTCTGCCAGAAGGATGACCTCAACGGGCCAGCAGTGCGGCAGAAGAAGGACAAAGCCATCCGCACGATCATCATTGTAGTTCTTGTTTTTGCCATCAGCTTCTTCCCTTTCCACCTCACCAAAACCATCTACCTAGTGGTGCGCTCAAAGAAAGGTGTTCCGTGCCTGGTGCTGCAGACATTTGCCATTGTGTATAAGTGCACCAGGCCCTTTGCCAGCATGAACAGCGTATTGGATCCCATTCTGTTCTATTTTACACAGCAGAAATTTAGGCAGAGCACCAAGACCTTGCTGCTCAGGGTTGCCACTAAATGGAAAACTGATTCACCTGTGAAAAATAAGCAGTGA